The following proteins are encoded in a genomic region of Sorangiineae bacterium MSr12523:
- a CDS encoding ATP-binding cassette domain-containing protein: protein MIEIRGLTKHAREPSAAPILRDVSLQVPKGCLYGLIGPGAAGKSVLLKLVVGLLRADGGEILVEGEDITQMSELRLQAVRTKFGMLFQNNALFDHLSVADNIAFPLRRLFSLSEDEVAARVAERLACVALPGFETRMPSGLSGGQKKRVGVARATVSHASIVLYDEPAAGLDPVTSQKIFDLLRSEQRASGATVIMVSSDLDRLLTVTDRVGMLYRGQLIFDGTTEEARKTTEPRVRQFVHGLTEGPL, encoded by the coding sequence GTGATCGAGATCCGAGGCCTCACGAAACACGCGCGCGAGCCGAGCGCCGCCCCCATCCTGCGCGACGTGAGCCTCCAGGTTCCGAAGGGGTGCCTGTATGGATTGATCGGCCCCGGCGCCGCCGGCAAGAGCGTACTCTTGAAGCTCGTCGTCGGGCTTTTGCGCGCCGATGGCGGCGAAATCCTGGTGGAGGGCGAGGACATCACGCAAATGTCCGAGCTGCGGCTGCAGGCGGTGCGCACCAAGTTCGGGATGCTCTTTCAGAACAATGCGCTGTTCGATCATTTGTCCGTGGCGGACAACATTGCATTCCCGCTGCGCCGGTTGTTCTCGCTTTCGGAGGACGAGGTCGCGGCGCGCGTAGCCGAGCGCCTCGCGTGCGTGGCCCTCCCCGGCTTCGAGACGCGCATGCCGTCGGGACTCTCCGGTGGCCAAAAGAAGAGGGTGGGCGTGGCCCGCGCGACGGTGAGCCATGCCTCCATCGTTCTGTACGACGAGCCGGCGGCGGGGCTCGATCCGGTGACGTCGCAGAAGATCTTCGATCTGCTGCGCAGCGAGCAGCGGGCCTCGGGCGCCACCGTCATCATGGTTTCGAGCGATTTGGATCGGCTGCTCACGGTCACCGACCGTGTCGGCATGCTCTACCGAGGTCAACTCATCTTCGATGGCACGACGGAGGAAGCACGCAAGACCACCGAGCCGCGGGTGCGCCAATTCGTCCATGGGCTGACCGAGGGTCCGCTTTGA
- a CDS encoding SDR family NAD(P)-dependent oxidoreductase gives MTEGDTVESESSADQPKTTGEKATRDNLGGKTAIVTGASAGIGLSVAKKLAEAGANVVLVARGREKLDAAAASIGLERAMSFAADVSHFDSLRELLRVTRERFGRIDILVNNAGLNHRGPAVGISPDTLGAIITTNLTAPVFLSRLVAEHMVQQGSGSIVNVASLAGKIPVKDEAAYSASKAGLRAFGRALAMELDPLGVHVSTVCPGPVDTDFLGDLEHVPDIVLSQPMVTTDDVADAVLTCISSGKREVSLPALSGLLTTLGYVFPSLAAAMHPLFERRGAANRRRYVAARAAGRVV, from the coding sequence ATGACCGAAGGAGACACCGTGGAGTCCGAATCCTCTGCTGACCAACCCAAAACCACGGGAGAAAAGGCAACACGCGACAACTTGGGCGGTAAAACCGCCATCGTCACGGGCGCATCCGCCGGTATCGGACTCTCCGTGGCGAAGAAGCTCGCCGAAGCGGGAGCGAACGTGGTGCTCGTGGCGCGCGGGCGCGAAAAGCTCGACGCAGCAGCCGCCAGCATCGGCCTCGAGCGCGCGATGTCTTTCGCAGCCGATGTATCCCATTTCGACAGCCTGCGCGAGCTGCTCCGGGTCACGCGAGAACGGTTCGGACGGATTGACATCCTCGTGAACAACGCCGGCCTCAACCACCGTGGCCCTGCAGTCGGCATATCGCCCGATACCCTCGGCGCGATCATCACGACCAACCTGACCGCACCGGTTTTCCTCAGCCGATTGGTCGCCGAGCACATGGTGCAGCAAGGTTCCGGATCCATCGTGAACGTGGCGAGCCTGGCCGGAAAAATCCCCGTCAAAGACGAAGCGGCCTATTCGGCCTCGAAAGCGGGCCTGCGCGCTTTCGGCCGGGCACTCGCGATGGAACTCGACCCGTTGGGCGTCCACGTATCGACAGTGTGCCCCGGCCCGGTCGATACCGACTTTCTGGGCGATTTGGAGCACGTACCGGATATCGTCCTATCGCAACCCATGGTGACTACCGACGACGTGGCCGATGCCGTTCTCACCTGCATCTCGAGCGGCAAACGTGAAGTGAGCCTTCCCGCCCTTTCCGGGCTACTTACGACACTCGGATACGTCTTCCCGAGCCTCGCCGCGGCAATGCATCCACTGTTCGAGCGCCGCGGCGCCGCCAATCGACGCCGCTACGTCGCAGCCCGGGCGGCCGGGAGAGTGGTATGA
- a CDS encoding MoxR family ATPase: MAVFGTPQELEQTLQRSGYLADARLALTVWLALSLDKPLMLEGPAGVGKTDLARALSEGMKRPLVRLQCYEGLDESKALYEWDYAKQMLYTQLLRDAVSRQTEGATSLSDAVDRIADQGDAFFSPRFLVARPLLRALTSDEPVVLLIDEVDRADPEFEAFLLEILAERQVTIPELGTVHAKHEPLVLLTTNATRDMTDALRRRCLHAFVDYPPPSRELAILELRVPGISKALATELARVAHEVRKLDLRKAPSIAETIDWARALVLLGASALDPELARSTLGALVKHEEDRAKVEAKLEKL, from the coding sequence ATGGCCGTTTTCGGCACCCCGCAAGAGCTCGAACAAACACTGCAACGCTCCGGTTATTTGGCCGATGCACGGCTTGCGCTGACCGTGTGGCTTGCCCTGTCGCTCGACAAGCCGCTGATGCTCGAAGGTCCCGCTGGCGTGGGCAAAACGGATCTGGCGCGCGCGCTGAGTGAAGGCATGAAACGGCCGCTCGTGCGTCTGCAGTGTTACGAAGGCCTCGACGAGAGCAAGGCACTCTATGAGTGGGACTACGCGAAGCAGATGCTTTACACGCAGCTGCTTCGCGACGCAGTTTCCCGCCAAACGGAAGGTGCAACATCGTTGAGCGACGCCGTGGATCGCATCGCAGACCAAGGTGATGCGTTCTTCAGTCCGCGCTTCCTCGTCGCACGCCCGTTGTTGCGCGCACTGACCTCGGACGAACCGGTGGTGCTTCTCATCGATGAAGTCGACCGCGCCGATCCGGAGTTCGAGGCATTTCTGCTCGAGATCCTCGCCGAGCGTCAGGTGACGATTCCGGAGCTGGGCACGGTGCACGCCAAGCACGAGCCGTTGGTGCTGCTGACGACCAATGCGACGCGTGACATGACCGACGCGCTTCGCCGCCGCTGCCTTCACGCCTTCGTCGACTACCCTCCCCCGTCACGCGAGCTGGCCATTCTGGAGTTGCGCGTTCCCGGCATCTCGAAAGCGTTGGCCACCGAGCTCGCGCGCGTTGCCCACGAGGTTCGCAAGCTCGATCTCCGCAAGGCCCCGAGCATCGCCGAGACCATCGATTGGGCGCGCGCACTCGTCTTGCTTGGCGCAAGCGCGCTCGATCCCGAGCTCGCCCGATCCACCTTGGGCGCGCTGGTGAAGCACGAAGAAGACCGCGCCAAGGTCGAGGCGAAGCTGGAAAAGCTTTGA
- a CDS encoding type II toxin-antitoxin system VapC family toxin, with protein MKVLLDTHALLWALVDDQRRLSKAARDLLSDPEHRILVSAASAWEIGTKQRIGKLPPLPGDLASAIATAGFEPLAITMEHAELAVSLPGEHRDPFDRMLAAQARVEGVGIVSADEALDAFGVERLW; from the coding sequence ATGAAGGTCTTACTCGACACCCATGCTCTGCTCTGGGCATTGGTCGACGATCAACGGAGGCTCAGCAAGGCCGCGCGCGATCTTCTTTCGGATCCGGAGCACCGGATTCTCGTGAGCGCCGCCTCGGCATGGGAAATCGGTACCAAACAGCGCATCGGAAAGCTGCCACCACTTCCAGGTGATCTCGCGAGCGCCATCGCAACCGCGGGCTTCGAGCCGCTCGCCATCACGATGGAACACGCGGAGCTCGCGGTAAGCTTGCCAGGAGAACACCGAGATCCGTTCGATCGAATGCTCGCCGCTCAAGCGCGTGTCGAAGGCGTAGGCATCGTCAGCGCGGACGAAGCGCTCGATGCCTTCGGGGTCGAACGACTCTGGTAA
- a CDS encoding type II toxin-antitoxin system Phd/YefM family antitoxin, with protein MAANILSASQFKSQCLELLDTVERTGEDIVITKHGRPIARLAPLETRKKSLFGSFKGKSTGDIIGPILPEEDWTFDEDNIK; from the coding sequence ATGGCTGCCAACATCCTCTCTGCCTCGCAGTTCAAGAGCCAGTGCCTCGAGCTCCTCGACACGGTCGAGCGCACTGGGGAAGACATCGTCATAACCAAGCACGGGCGACCCATCGCCCGGCTCGCTCCTCTGGAGACGAGGAAGAAGAGCCTGTTCGGATCATTCAAGGGAAAGAGCACGGGCGACATCATCGGGCCGATCCTGCCCGAAGAGGATTGGACGTTCGACGAGGACAACATCAAGTGA
- a CDS encoding ATP-binding cassette domain-containing protein yields the protein MIEFKNIAKSFGPKKVLDDVTFSVKRGEVFFIIGASGVGKSVLIKHLVGLLYPDGGEIWLDGQEISQLDEKGMYPVRKKCAMVFQHSTLFDSMTCAENVALPLRKHKGLSVREALEEAQRRLEIVHMAEFGARYPSELGDGMRKRVAIARALTLDPEFVLFDEPTTSLDPVSARRVDKLIRELSDKLGVTCVVVSHDLVSIFTIADRIVMLYKGRVRLLGTRDDFKGANDEVVQQFINGRAQGPMDL from the coding sequence ATGATCGAGTTCAAGAACATCGCCAAATCGTTCGGGCCCAAGAAGGTCCTCGACGACGTCACCTTCTCGGTGAAGCGGGGCGAGGTCTTCTTCATCATCGGCGCCTCGGGCGTGGGCAAGAGTGTTCTCATCAAGCACCTCGTGGGCCTGCTCTACCCCGACGGCGGCGAGATCTGGCTCGACGGCCAGGAGATCAGCCAGCTCGACGAAAAGGGCATGTACCCCGTGCGGAAGAAGTGCGCGATGGTCTTCCAGCACTCCACTTTGTTCGACTCGATGACGTGCGCCGAGAACGTCGCCCTGCCCTTGCGCAAGCACAAAGGCCTCTCGGTGCGCGAGGCGCTGGAGGAAGCGCAGCGCCGCCTCGAGATCGTGCACATGGCGGAGTTCGGCGCGCGCTACCCGTCGGAGCTGGGCGACGGCATGCGCAAACGCGTGGCCATCGCGCGCGCGCTCACGCTCGATCCGGAGTTCGTCTTGTTCGACGAGCCCACCACCTCGCTCGACCCCGTGAGTGCACGCCGCGTGGACAAGTTGATTCGCGAGCTCTCCGACAAGCTGGGGGTCACGTGCGTGGTCGTGAGCCACGACTTGGTGAGCATCTTCACGATCGCCGACCGCATCGTGATGCTTTATAAAGGAAGGGTGCGTCTATTGGGCACACGGGACGACTTCAAGGGCGCGAACGACGAAGTGGTTCAACAATTCATCAATGGGCGCGCGCAAGGGCCGATGGATCTCTGA
- a CDS encoding DUF4388 domain-containing protein, producing the protein MSDREDLLRVDQTGTVHPVGRTASQQLRSRAGEWRAMPSPRNLIVLRSEIDSAPVLKLAGEIRTPGALCDVVALIAQSNWRGELQIFEEEGLRSLSFDVGTLVGAASTVPAERLGEVLYRFGVVTREELERVILVSNASGKRLGEAAIELDFVTAEELYRMMSRQAEEIFYGALRVGEGMFYFYDRYDEKSMLRPHNLHAAGLLMEGARRMDEMRFFREKVPNEDYVPVRASFMSSVNSVRSPIGDTVSGARSVVDVSSHSRDGREGRDAKVPENLAEVYALCDGKLSISEIGRRIGQLEFEVTRAVFQLVNGGFVQVIAPRPRGPEAIVEAFNPGIIEVHRQVDAAKRGQEFRDGLARFATGGGVYDALFQGAGPLPDGSFRPERVARNLVAIAGDDPDAWLMQLLHEYVGFALFHAGSLLPREVEAGLVNAVTELLKPVRAHENPPQAALQP; encoded by the coding sequence ATGTCGGATCGTGAAGATCTGCTACGTGTCGACCAGACGGGAACCGTCCATCCCGTCGGCCGCACGGCCAGCCAGCAGCTCCGTTCGCGCGCCGGTGAATGGCGGGCCATGCCCAGCCCTAGGAACCTCATCGTCCTGCGCAGTGAGATCGATTCAGCCCCAGTGCTCAAATTGGCAGGTGAGATCCGCACACCAGGGGCTTTGTGTGATGTGGTGGCCCTTATCGCACAGTCTAACTGGCGAGGTGAACTGCAAATCTTCGAAGAAGAAGGCCTTCGGTCCCTATCGTTCGACGTCGGTACACTCGTTGGGGCCGCTTCAACTGTGCCTGCCGAACGCCTGGGAGAGGTGCTTTATCGCTTCGGAGTGGTAACTCGGGAAGAGCTCGAGCGTGTGATTTTGGTATCCAATGCGTCAGGAAAACGGCTAGGTGAAGCAGCCATCGAACTTGACTTCGTCACCGCGGAAGAGCTTTACCGGATGATGTCACGTCAAGCTGAGGAGATTTTTTACGGAGCGCTAAGGGTGGGCGAGGGGATGTTTTACTTCTACGACCGGTACGACGAGAAAAGCATGCTCCGGCCGCACAACCTCCACGCAGCGGGGCTGCTGATGGAGGGTGCGCGGCGCATGGACGAAATGCGTTTTTTCCGGGAGAAAGTCCCCAACGAAGATTACGTGCCCGTCCGCGCGTCGTTCATGTCATCGGTCAATTCCGTCCGATCGCCCATCGGTGATACCGTGTCGGGTGCACGCTCCGTGGTGGACGTGTCATCTCATTCACGTGACGGCCGTGAGGGTCGTGACGCCAAAGTTCCGGAGAACCTCGCCGAGGTGTACGCGCTGTGTGATGGGAAGTTGTCGATCTCGGAGATTGGTCGTCGCATCGGCCAGCTCGAGTTCGAGGTCACGCGCGCCGTTTTCCAACTCGTCAACGGTGGGTTCGTCCAAGTGATTGCCCCGCGCCCGCGCGGTCCGGAGGCGATCGTCGAAGCATTCAATCCGGGGATCATCGAGGTTCATCGGCAGGTCGATGCGGCCAAACGCGGGCAGGAGTTCCGCGACGGGCTTGCTCGCTTTGCCACCGGTGGTGGGGTTTATGACGCGCTCTTTCAAGGTGCAGGTCCTCTGCCCGACGGATCGTTCCGTCCCGAGCGCGTAGCCCGCAATCTCGTCGCGATAGCAGGCGACGATCCCGATGCGTGGCTTATGCAGTTGTTGCACGAGTATGTTGGTTTCGCACTGTTTCATGCAGGCTCGCTCCTACCGCGGGAGGTCGAAGCGGGTCTGGTTAACGCGGTTACCGAGCTGCTCAAGCCGGTACGAGCCCACGAAAACCCCCCGCAGGCAGCCTTGCAGCCGTGA
- a CDS encoding ABC transporter permease: MAAATAPDRDPAPGPSRIDAFAEGVGQSFLFIAATAGGMGVLLGQIVRRLFPPRIDKTELWRNLYKMSVKSLPIVVVTALFTGAIMVIQAAPIVKRYGAEGLLGWGAGFGTLREIAPLLTALMISGRVGANNTAELGTMVVTEQVDALRALAIDPISFLILPRFISITSTLFMMTLYADCLALIGASLTGDGLLSVSPQSFYNGLVGSGLLGFGDVANGLFKSIVFGLVIALSSCHFGLSTTGGAPGVGRSVTATVVASAAGVFIIDYLLSFILG; the protein is encoded by the coding sequence ATGGCAGCAGCGACGGCGCCCGATCGAGATCCTGCTCCCGGCCCGTCCCGGATCGATGCCTTTGCCGAAGGGGTTGGGCAAAGCTTCCTCTTCATCGCGGCCACCGCCGGCGGCATGGGCGTGCTCCTCGGGCAGATCGTCCGGCGCCTTTTCCCGCCGCGCATCGACAAGACGGAGCTGTGGCGCAACCTGTATAAAATGTCGGTCAAGTCGCTGCCCATCGTGGTGGTGACGGCGCTCTTCACCGGCGCCATCATGGTCATTCAGGCCGCGCCCATCGTGAAGCGCTACGGCGCCGAGGGCCTCTTGGGCTGGGGCGCCGGCTTCGGCACCCTGCGCGAAATTGCGCCGCTGCTCACCGCGCTCATGATCAGCGGCCGCGTGGGCGCGAACAACACCGCGGAGCTAGGAACCATGGTGGTCACCGAGCAGGTCGACGCCCTGCGCGCCCTGGCCATCGACCCCATCTCGTTTCTCATCCTGCCGCGCTTCATCAGCATCACCTCGACGCTCTTCATGATGACGCTCTACGCCGACTGTCTGGCGCTCATCGGCGCCTCGCTCACCGGCGACGGGCTTCTCTCCGTGTCGCCGCAAAGCTTTTACAACGGCCTGGTGGGCAGCGGCCTTCTCGGATTTGGCGACGTGGCCAATGGCCTCTTCAAGAGCATCGTGTTCGGTCTGGTCATCGCGCTTTCGAGCTGCCACTTCGGCCTGTCCACCACCGGCGGCGCCCCCGGCGTCGGCCGCTCCGTCACCGCCACGGTCGTCGCCAGCGCCGCGGGCGTCTTCATCATCGACTACCTCCTCAGCTTCATCCTGGGATAG
- a CDS encoding TetR/AcrR family transcriptional regulator gives MADLAESVGLRKASLFHHFASKDALYNAVFERLVHNLGGLVIEAAQTEGSFVERLDLMTDSFVSALGVQVSAARLILRELMDWGPFVRVRFAETWLPVLKAAERFVEDGQREGSFSAELSPRHVILSGLSLYMTTFAIGGVVEQFASSDCFAPDFIEERKKQLRTQLHAMLLRPGYVVQVAAAPQAAAPAPAAAAPATEATETPATPEGETASPSLGH, from the coding sequence ATGGCCGACTTGGCCGAAAGCGTCGGCCTTCGAAAGGCCTCGCTCTTCCACCATTTCGCCAGCAAGGACGCGTTGTACAACGCGGTCTTCGAGCGGTTGGTGCACAACCTGGGCGGTCTCGTCATAGAAGCCGCCCAGACAGAGGGGTCGTTCGTCGAACGACTCGATTTAATGACCGACTCGTTCGTCTCCGCGCTGGGGGTGCAGGTTTCGGCCGCGCGCCTCATCCTGCGCGAGCTGATGGACTGGGGCCCCTTCGTGCGGGTTCGCTTTGCCGAAACGTGGCTGCCCGTTCTCAAGGCGGCCGAGCGCTTCGTCGAAGACGGCCAGCGCGAGGGAAGCTTTTCCGCGGAGCTCTCTCCGCGCCATGTCATCCTGAGCGGGCTATCGCTCTATATGACAACGTTCGCTATCGGCGGCGTGGTCGAGCAATTCGCGAGCAGCGATTGCTTTGCCCCCGACTTCATCGAGGAGCGGAAGAAGCAATTGCGCACCCAGCTCCACGCGATGTTGCTGCGCCCCGGCTACGTTGTGCAAGTCGCAGCAGCCCCGCAGGCGGCAGCGCCGGCACCGGCTGCCGCAGCGCCCGCAACCGAGGCCACGGAAACGCCGGCCACGCCGGAAGGGGAGACTGCCTCCCCCTCGTTGGGCCACTGA
- a CDS encoding ABC transporter permease, whose product MSASTHRQEGNHEEAAPRATPPSGPIAALGATAIEFLRAGLELYSVFVRALYYVFRGRREKGALVKQMFEIGNRSVFFVSITMGFIGMILVYQSGLQLRRVIPDFTMLGATYLELLVRDLGPSIASLILATRVGAGIAAEIGSMVVTEQVDALRMCAADPIDFLVVPRFLASLVMTTMLIVWASTVAFFAGAATAYFAYDLSFQTFFNVSLIDAGDVITGMSKCIAYGAAIPIVSGYCGLSTFGGSEGVGWATTRAVVNSSLAIIILNFFISGAAFLIF is encoded by the coding sequence ATGAGCGCGAGCACGCACCGGCAAGAGGGCAACCACGAAGAAGCCGCGCCCCGCGCCACGCCGCCATCGGGCCCCATCGCGGCCCTCGGGGCGACGGCCATCGAGTTCCTGCGCGCGGGCCTCGAGCTGTATTCCGTCTTCGTTCGCGCCCTCTACTACGTCTTCCGCGGCCGCCGCGAAAAGGGGGCCCTGGTGAAGCAGATGTTCGAGATCGGCAATCGCTCGGTCTTCTTCGTCTCCATCACCATGGGCTTCATCGGAATGATCCTCGTGTACCAATCCGGCCTGCAACTGCGCCGGGTCATTCCGGATTTCACCATGCTGGGCGCGACGTACCTGGAGCTCTTGGTGCGCGATCTCGGGCCCTCCATCGCATCGCTCATCCTCGCCACCCGCGTGGGCGCCGGCATCGCGGCCGAAATCGGCTCCATGGTGGTCACCGAGCAGGTGGACGCCCTTCGCATGTGCGCGGCCGATCCCATCGATTTTCTCGTCGTGCCGCGCTTTCTCGCGAGCCTCGTCATGACCACGATGCTCATCGTGTGGGCGAGCACCGTGGCCTTCTTCGCCGGCGCGGCCACGGCGTACTTCGCGTACGACCTGTCGTTTCAGACCTTCTTCAACGTCTCGCTCATCGACGCGGGCGACGTCATCACCGGCATGAGCAAGTGCATCGCCTACGGTGCGGCCATCCCCATCGTGAGCGGCTACTGCGGGCTGTCCACCTTCGGCGGCTCCGAGGGGGTCGGCTGGGCGACTACCCGCGCGGTGGTCAACTCGTCGCTGGCCATCATCATCCTCAACTTCTTCATCTCGGGCGCCGCCTTTTTGATTTTTTGA
- the rlmB gene encoding 23S rRNA (guanosine(2251)-2'-O)-methyltransferase RlmB: MKPPVKPRFQDKARYRENPQPPAPSLPPGTRLIVGIQPVREAIRAEERGRKPPIKVLVDDKSSPQLDALARFAHDRGIPVERISRSELDRHTRGAHHQGVAALAPELEILGLADLTLGPSALVLALDELQDPQNFGAVLRSAVALGTDAVLWPEHSSAPLSPATFRASAGAVEHATLCRVQSLPSALTELAERGLDVVGLDAQGDELLQDAHLDLPLVLVLGAEGKGLRKSVKQACRRLVRLPMRAGAVDSLNASVAVAIALYEVARRHGIRNNDA, from the coding sequence ATGAAGCCGCCCGTGAAGCCGCGCTTTCAAGACAAGGCTCGCTACCGCGAAAATCCGCAGCCCCCGGCGCCGTCGCTGCCGCCGGGCACGCGCCTCATCGTGGGCATTCAGCCGGTGCGCGAGGCCATCCGCGCCGAGGAACGCGGCCGCAAGCCGCCCATCAAGGTCCTCGTCGACGACAAGAGCTCCCCGCAGCTCGATGCGCTCGCGCGCTTTGCGCACGACCGCGGCATCCCCGTCGAGCGCATCTCGCGCTCCGAGCTCGATCGGCACACGCGCGGGGCGCACCATCAAGGCGTCGCCGCCCTCGCGCCCGAGCTCGAGATCCTCGGCCTGGCGGATCTCACCCTGGGCCCGAGCGCCCTCGTACTCGCCCTGGACGAGCTTCAGGATCCCCAGAACTTCGGCGCAGTTCTCCGCTCGGCGGTCGCGCTGGGGACCGACGCGGTGCTCTGGCCGGAGCACAGCTCGGCGCCTCTTAGCCCGGCCACGTTCCGTGCCTCCGCGGGGGCCGTGGAGCATGCGACGTTGTGCCGCGTGCAAAGCCTACCCTCGGCGCTGACCGAGCTCGCCGAACGCGGGCTCGATGTCGTCGGCCTCGATGCCCAAGGCGACGAATTGCTGCAAGATGCGCACTTGGACCTTCCGCTCGTCCTCGTTCTGGGCGCGGAAGGCAAAGGATTGCGCAAGTCCGTCAAGCAGGCGTGCCGCCGCTTGGTGCGTCTACCGATGCGGGCTGGCGCCGTCGACTCGCTCAACGCGTCGGTCGCCGTGGCCATCGCGCTCTATGAAGTCGCGCGACGCCACGGCATCCGTAACAACGACGCCTAG
- a CDS encoding MlaD family protein, translated as MLKERSIEVKVGVLILVSLGILAAFILVMGGLSFERTYPLYVDFDNPGGLQAGAAVRIAGVKVGSVDELRFMGGTIDKETGRRVLVRAKLKVQVKVKDTIHEDADFYVTTQGVLGEQFLQIEPGTPTRPILREGAVVKGIDPPRLDLFLAKAYELLDTAVTGIRNNRELLGDIAVNTLGVLKGLNMAISDNRERVNRTMENLEKLSAEANALTQDAHKTINDPKIRRTIDNIDKLSADLQRDSGPMLKDAREALGNINRASATVGAPEEQAKLKKTLNDVAELASRANAAAADAQAIVAHVKKGQGTVGALMMDEEVYDDVQEMVRDLKHNPWKFLWRE; from the coding sequence ATGCTGAAAGAGCGATCGATCGAAGTCAAAGTCGGCGTGTTGATCCTGGTCTCGCTGGGGATCTTGGCCGCGTTCATCCTGGTGATGGGCGGCCTCTCCTTCGAGCGGACGTACCCCCTTTACGTGGATTTCGACAACCCGGGCGGCCTGCAGGCCGGAGCAGCGGTGCGCATCGCCGGCGTCAAAGTCGGCTCGGTGGACGAGCTGCGCTTCATGGGCGGCACCATCGACAAGGAGACCGGCCGCCGGGTGCTCGTGCGGGCGAAGCTCAAGGTGCAGGTGAAGGTCAAAGACACCATTCACGAGGATGCCGACTTCTACGTGACCACGCAGGGCGTGCTCGGTGAGCAATTCCTGCAGATCGAACCGGGCACGCCCACCCGTCCCATTCTGCGCGAAGGCGCCGTCGTCAAAGGCATCGACCCGCCGCGACTCGACTTGTTCCTGGCCAAGGCCTACGAGCTGCTCGACACCGCGGTGACGGGCATCCGCAACAACCGCGAATTGCTCGGCGACATCGCGGTGAACACCTTGGGCGTGCTGAAAGGCCTCAACATGGCCATCTCCGACAACCGCGAACGCGTCAACCGCACCATGGAGAACCTCGAGAAGCTCTCGGCCGAAGCCAACGCTCTCACGCAAGACGCGCACAAGACCATCAACGATCCGAAGATCCGCCGCACCATCGACAACATCGACAAGCTCTCCGCGGATCTGCAGCGTGACTCCGGCCCCATGCTCAAAGACGCGCGCGAAGCGTTGGGGAACATCAACCGGGCCTCCGCCACCGTCGGCGCCCCCGAAGAGCAGGCAAAGCTGAAAAAGACCCTCAACGACGTCGCCGAACTGGCCTCCCGCGCCAACGCCGCCGCCGCCGACGCCCAAGCCATCGTCGCCCACGTGAAGAAAGGCCAAGGCACCGTCGGCGCCCTCATGATGGACGAAGAGGTCTACGACGACGTCCAAGAGATGGTGCGCGACCTAAAGCACAACCCCTGGAAATTCCTCTGGCGGGAGTAG
- a CDS encoding acetyl-CoA carboxylase biotin carboxyl carrier protein subunit: MSAKPIEVTAHITGTVWKIEVKVGDKVEEGQTCVILESMKMEMPVEAPEAGTVKEIRVSESQAVDEGAVLITLE, from the coding sequence ATGTCAGCGAAGCCGATCGAAGTCACCGCGCACATCACCGGCACAGTCTGGAAGATCGAGGTCAAAGTAGGAGACAAAGTCGAAGAGGGCCAAACGTGTGTGATCCTGGAGTCGATGAAAATGGAGATGCCGGTCGAGGCTCCGGAAGCTGGCACCGTGAAGGAAATTCGTGTCTCCGAGTCGCAGGCCGTCGACGAGGGAGCCGTCCTCATCACGCTGGAATAA
- the pyrF gene encoding orotidine-5'-phosphate decarboxylase produces MSTGRLIFAADFADVDEARRASLALQPHLGLVKIGLELFVGAGPQALSWAREAGLPVFLDLKLHDIPATVERAVDRAVALGARMLTVHAGGGKEMLARAVRRAEAAGDTCTIVAVTVLTSLDDADLTQLGIDAKPDAHARRLARLAFDQGVRAFVCSPEEVATLRVELGPMATLITPGVRPEIPGLPGATFNAGSAKGSDDQKRVATARDAIARGADYVVVGRPIRDAADPVAAAASLDQSVREALAGRA; encoded by the coding sequence ATGAGCACGGGTCGTCTCATTTTTGCAGCGGACTTCGCGGATGTCGACGAGGCTCGCCGCGCGAGCCTCGCACTCCAGCCTCACCTGGGGTTGGTCAAAATCGGGCTGGAGCTGTTCGTCGGCGCGGGGCCGCAGGCGCTCTCCTGGGCGCGTGAGGCCGGCCTGCCGGTGTTTCTCGATTTGAAACTGCACGACATTCCCGCCACCGTGGAACGGGCGGTCGATCGCGCCGTTGCCCTGGGGGCTCGCATGCTCACCGTGCATGCCGGTGGCGGCAAGGAGATGCTCGCCCGTGCCGTCCGGCGCGCCGAGGCAGCAGGCGACACGTGCACCATCGTGGCGGTCACCGTTCTCACCTCGCTCGACGACGCCGACCTCACGCAGCTCGGCATCGATGCCAAGCCCGACGCGCACGCGCGCAGGCTGGCGCGATTGGCCTTCGACCAGGGGGTGCGCGCCTTCGTGTGCTCGCCCGAGGAGGTGGCCACCTTGCGCGTGGAGCTCGGTCCGATGGCCACGCTCATCACGCCGGGTGTTCGTCCGGAGATCCCCGGCTTGCCGGGGGCGACTTTCAACGCAGGCTCTGCGAAGGGCAGCGACGACCAGAAGCGTGTCGCCACCGCCCGCGATGCCATTGCGCGCGGTGCGGATTACGTCGTGGTGGGCCGCCCCATCCGCGACGCGGCCGATCCCGTCGCGGCGGCGGCAAGCCTCGATCAGAGCGTTCGTGAAGCGCTCGCCGGTCGCGCATGA